In one Mesorhizobium australicum genomic region, the following are encoded:
- a CDS encoding Zn-dependent hydrolase, whose amino-acid sequence MSTLPADVSAALRADFDAVAAIGRDPAGGWTRSAYGDHECEAHRWFAATAEAAGLAVRQDAFGNSIARREGRPGAPAIAIGSHLDTVTHGGLFDGALGVLAGLEIARRVAPGPEDLALEIIAFRDEEGRFGALTGSRAMAGDLPHDALSMRDADGTGLRSAMREAGFPVESALVAKRNLSEIAAYLELHIEQGPVLEAGGESVGIVTAIAGQKRLAIRFTGTAGHAGTTPMELRHDAFAAAAEFAVGFRDMIVEEGQGTARGTIGIVKTSPNQGNVIPGEVRIGLEIRDASAALLAHLAERTAALATEAGARHGVEAGHRVVYEAAPVPMAPQLMDLLEGQARALAIPCRRLLSGANHDAGILGAHIPAAMLFVPSRGGVSHTPDEHTDWHHIEAAVAVLEHGVRLLVSPHRSR is encoded by the coding sequence ATGAGCACCCTGCCTGCCGACGTCAGCGCTGCCCTGCGCGCCGACTTCGACGCTGTCGCTGCGATCGGCCGGGATCCGGCGGGCGGCTGGACGAGGTCGGCCTACGGCGATCACGAATGCGAAGCGCATCGCTGGTTTGCTGCGACCGCGGAAGCCGCAGGCCTTGCGGTGCGGCAGGACGCCTTCGGCAACTCCATCGCGCGCCGCGAAGGTCGCCCCGGCGCACCGGCCATCGCCATCGGCTCGCATCTCGACACGGTGACGCACGGCGGTCTTTTCGACGGCGCGCTGGGCGTGCTCGCCGGCCTGGAGATCGCGCGCCGGGTCGCGCCGGGGCCGGAAGATCTCGCACTCGAGATCATCGCCTTCCGCGACGAGGAAGGCCGCTTCGGCGCCCTGACCGGCAGTCGGGCGATGGCCGGCGATCTGCCGCACGACGCCCTTTCGATGCGCGATGCCGATGGGACCGGTCTGCGGAGCGCGATGCGGGAGGCGGGCTTTCCGGTTGAATCCGCCTTGGTCGCCAAACGTAACCTGTCGGAGATCGCGGCCTATCTCGAACTGCACATCGAGCAGGGACCGGTTCTGGAGGCGGGCGGTGAGAGCGTCGGCATCGTCACCGCGATCGCCGGGCAGAAGCGCCTGGCGATCCGCTTCACTGGCACGGCCGGTCACGCCGGCACGACGCCGATGGAGCTTCGCCACGATGCGTTCGCTGCTGCGGCGGAATTCGCCGTCGGCTTCCGCGACATGATCGTAGAGGAAGGCCAAGGCACCGCGCGCGGCACGATCGGCATCGTCAAGACGAGCCCCAATCAGGGCAACGTGATTCCGGGCGAGGTGCGGATCGGTCTCGAAATCCGCGATGCGTCAGCCGCGCTTCTTGCCCATCTGGCCGAGCGCACCGCCGCGCTCGCGACCGAGGCGGGAGCGCGGCACGGCGTCGAAGCCGGCCACCGCGTCGTCTACGAGGCGGCCCCGGTGCCGATGGCCCCCCAGCTGATGGACCTGCTGGAGGGACAGGCCCGCGCGCTCGCCATACCGTGCCGCCGCCTGCTTTCGGGCGCGAACCACGATGCCGGCATCCTCGGCGCGCACATTCCGGCCGCCATGCTCTTCGTCCCTTCGCGCGGCGGCGTCAGCCACACGCCGGACGAGCATACCGATTGGCACCACATCGAGGCGGCCGTCGCCGTGCTCGAGCACGGCGTGCGCCTGCTGGTTTCGCCGCACAGGTCCAGATGA
- the hydA gene encoding dihydropyrimidinase, which translates to MNDLVIANGLVVLPEGPRKADVIISGEMIAGIAEPGTGRGERVVDAGGRIVLPAGVDPHVHLLVGFMGQRSVYDFESGGIAALRGGTTAIVDFALQRRGGSILKGFHYRRKQADEFVTLDYGLHQIITDVNKDSLAELAQLRADGVASLKVYMIYEDDGLKLEDGQLHALMQQAAKDDLMLVLHAENAGIIERLRAEAVAAGHTHPRWHALTRPPITEVEAIQRAILFSEDTGCGVHILHLVAKGGLPLIEAARRRGLPVTAETCTHYLALDESALERDNPHEYVMSPPLRSPDNQAALWEALKSGVLSAVTSDEVSYSAAAKAMGAGSFATIANGCTGIEARLPVLYTLGVAQGRLSLQRFAELFSTWPADIFGFGDRKGRIAPGYDADLVVIDPETRRTMGRHSDYGDIGYNPYEGMELTGWARQTIYRGKVVVEDGKFLGTRGQGRFLKRGAPRRPHIAPDGGAAA; encoded by the coding sequence ATGAACGATCTGGTCATTGCGAACGGTCTGGTGGTCCTGCCCGAAGGACCGCGGAAAGCCGATGTGATCATCTCCGGCGAGATGATCGCGGGCATCGCGGAGCCAGGCACCGGCCGCGGAGAGCGTGTCGTCGATGCGGGCGGCAGGATCGTGTTGCCGGCCGGCGTCGATCCCCACGTCCATCTGCTTGTCGGCTTCATGGGCCAGCGCAGCGTCTACGACTTCGAATCGGGCGGCATCGCCGCGCTGCGCGGCGGCACTACGGCGATCGTCGACTTCGCGTTGCAGCGGCGCGGCGGCTCGATCCTGAAAGGCTTCCACTACCGCCGCAAGCAGGCCGACGAGTTCGTGACGCTCGACTACGGACTGCACCAGATCATCACCGACGTGAACAAGGACAGCCTTGCCGAACTGGCGCAGTTGCGCGCGGACGGTGTCGCGTCGCTCAAGGTCTACATGATCTACGAGGACGACGGGCTGAAGCTGGAGGATGGCCAGCTTCACGCGCTGATGCAGCAGGCGGCGAAGGACGACCTGATGCTCGTCCTCCATGCCGAGAACGCGGGCATCATCGAGCGCCTGCGCGCCGAAGCGGTCGCCGCCGGCCACACGCATCCGCGCTGGCACGCCCTCACGCGCCCGCCGATCACCGAGGTGGAGGCGATCCAGCGCGCCATCCTGTTCTCCGAGGATACCGGCTGCGGCGTCCATATCCTGCACCTGGTGGCAAAGGGCGGCCTGCCGCTGATCGAGGCGGCGCGGCGGCGCGGCCTGCCGGTGACGGCCGAGACATGCACACACTATCTGGCGCTCGATGAAAGCGCGCTGGAGCGCGACAATCCGCACGAATACGTCATGAGCCCGCCGCTGCGCTCGCCCGACAATCAAGCCGCACTCTGGGAGGCGCTCAAGTCGGGCGTGCTGTCCGCCGTGACCTCGGACGAGGTGTCCTATTCGGCCGCGGCCAAGGCGATGGGGGCCGGGTCCTTCGCCACGATCGCCAACGGCTGCACGGGCATAGAGGCGCGGCTGCCGGTGCTCTACACGCTGGGCGTCGCGCAAGGGCGGCTTTCGCTGCAGCGCTTCGCCGAACTCTTCTCCACCTGGCCCGCCGACATTTTCGGCTTCGGCGACCGCAAGGGCCGCATTGCGCCCGGCTATGACGCCGACCTGGTCGTCATCGACCCCGAGACCCGCCGCACGATGGGCAGGCACAGCGACTACGGCGACATCGGCTACAATCCTTACGAGGGCATGGAACTCACCGGCTGGGCGCGCCAGACCATCTATCGCGGCAAGGTCGTGGTCGAGGACGGCAAGTTCCTCGGCACGCGGGGCCAGGGACGTTTCCTGAAACGCGGCGCGCCGCGCCGGCCGCACATCGCTCCCGACGGCGGAGCAGCGGCCTGA
- a CDS encoding trans-sulfuration enzyme family protein, translating into MTPAAGDHIGTLAVHAGHAPEEHMGAAVPPLYQSVTFVAADSDTLEEINEGRRRGYVYSRIRNPTVLAAEQRLAALEGAQSAVLFASGMAAVAGALDPFLTSGDELVALPDIYGGTLRYFTEILPQRGIVVRWAKSIYAADVAACIGPKTKIIYAETPTNPLVRIVDLPALAELAAQSSAMLVVDGTLGGPLNQKPLDLGVNLLVHSGSKYLNGHSDVLAGAVVGSRDLTRKVRSAQQASGAIMDPHAAWLLMRGMATYELRMQRHNASGMEIAGFLEGHKAVRKVHFPGLASHPDHQLARRQMSGFGGLISFEVEDERLARQVVDRTRLFGIGPSIGGIESLISQPGNTSHHSVPPQRRLEMGITPGLVRISVGIEDARDLIADLAQALEASR; encoded by the coding sequence GTGACGCCGGCGGCGGGCGATCATATCGGCACGCTCGCGGTGCATGCCGGCCATGCGCCGGAGGAGCATATGGGGGCCGCGGTGCCGCCGCTCTACCAGAGCGTGACCTTCGTCGCCGCCGACAGCGATACGCTGGAAGAGATCAACGAGGGGCGCCGGCGCGGCTACGTCTACAGCCGCATCCGGAACCCGACCGTTCTGGCCGCCGAACAGCGGCTGGCGGCGCTGGAAGGCGCGCAGTCGGCCGTGCTCTTCGCCTCCGGCATGGCCGCAGTCGCCGGCGCGCTCGATCCGTTTCTGACATCCGGGGACGAACTGGTCGCCCTGCCCGACATCTACGGCGGGACGCTGCGCTATTTCACCGAGATCCTGCCACAGCGCGGGATCGTCGTGCGTTGGGCGAAGTCGATCTATGCCGCGGATGTCGCCGCCTGCATCGGCCCGAAAACGAAGATCATCTACGCCGAGACGCCGACGAACCCGCTCGTGCGCATTGTCGACCTCCCGGCCCTCGCAGAATTGGCCGCGCAATCGTCTGCGATGCTCGTCGTCGACGGCACGCTGGGCGGGCCGCTGAACCAGAAGCCGCTGGACCTGGGAGTGAATCTCCTCGTCCATTCCGGCTCCAAATATCTGAACGGCCACAGCGACGTTCTGGCCGGCGCAGTCGTTGGATCGCGTGACCTGACACGCAAGGTCCGCTCCGCCCAGCAGGCGAGCGGTGCGATCATGGATCCCCACGCTGCCTGGCTTCTGATGCGCGGCATGGCGACCTACGAGCTGCGGATGCAGCGTCACAACGCCAGCGGAATGGAAATCGCCGGCTTCCTGGAAGGGCACAAGGCGGTCCGCAAAGTCCATTTTCCCGGCCTCGCCTCGCATCCAGATCACCAGCTGGCGCGGCGCCAGATGTCCGGCTTCGGCGGGCTGATCTCCTTCGAGGTCGAAGACGAGCGGCTGGCGCGGCAGGTCGTCGACCGCACGCGCCTGTTTGGCATCGGACCCAGCATCGGCGGCATAGAGAGCCTGATCAGCCAGCCGGGAAACACCTCGCATCATTCGGTACCGCCGCAGCGGCGGCTTGAAATGGGGATCACGCCCGGCCTCGTTCGCATCTCTGTCGGAATAGAGGACGCACGAGACCTGATCGCGGATCTCGCCCAGGCGCTGGAGGCTTCACGATGA